One genomic segment of Pseudoalteromonas sp. GCY includes these proteins:
- a CDS encoding aspartate-semialdehyde dehydrogenase translates to MSQKYNVAVLGATGLVGKQIIELLAERKFPVDTLYPLASSRSAGEEIDFMGEKIEVLDVEEFDFSNAHIGLFSAGGSVSEKYAPIAAEAGCIVIDNTSHFRYDFDIPLVVPEVNKDSLADFRNRNIIANPNCSTIQMLVALKPIYDAYGIDRINVSTYQAVSGAGKEAVDELAKQTANLMNARPMENEVFSKQIAFNVIPQIDAFQENGYTKEEMKMVWETQKILGDSSVLVNPTAVRVPVFFGHAEAIHLETRMPYDLEHVKQLLADAPGVELIEDENDYPTPVSDASGNDTVYVGRVRQDISHPLGLNLWVVSDNTRKGAATNSIQIAEALIESYL, encoded by the coding sequence ATGTCGCAAAAATATAATGTTGCGGTACTTGGCGCAACAGGTCTTGTTGGCAAGCAAATTATCGAATTACTAGCGGAACGAAAATTTCCTGTAGACACATTGTACCCACTCGCGAGTAGCCGAAGCGCGGGTGAAGAAATTGACTTTATGGGTGAAAAAATCGAAGTCCTAGATGTTGAAGAGTTTGATTTTTCTAATGCCCATATCGGTTTGTTTTCAGCGGGTGGTTCCGTGTCGGAGAAATATGCACCAATCGCCGCTGAAGCTGGCTGCATTGTGATAGACAATACCTCACATTTTAGATACGACTTTGATATTCCATTAGTAGTTCCTGAGGTGAATAAAGACAGTCTTGCAGATTTTAGAAATCGTAACATCATTGCTAACCCAAACTGCTCTACAATCCAAATGCTAGTGGCGCTTAAACCAATTTATGATGCCTATGGCATTGACAGAATTAATGTCTCAACATACCAAGCGGTATCTGGTGCAGGTAAAGAAGCGGTAGATGAGTTGGCTAAGCAAACTGCAAACTTAATGAATGCAAGACCGATGGAAAACGAAGTATTTAGCAAACAAATCGCTTTTAACGTTATTCCTCAAATTGATGCATTCCAAGAAAATGGTTACACCAAAGAAGAAATGAAGATGGTGTGGGAAACGCAAAAAATCTTGGGCGATTCGAGTGTTTTGGTGAACCCGACTGCGGTTCGCGTTCCTGTGTTTTTTGGTCATGCTGAGGCCATTCATCTTGAAACGCGCATGCCTTATGATCTTGAACATGTTAAGCAGTTACTTGCTGATGCGCCGGGTGTTGAGCTAATTGAAGACGAAAACGATTACCCAACACCGGTAAGTGATGCAAGTGGTAACGATACCGTCTATGTAGGTCGTGTAAGGCAAGATATTTCACATCCACTGGGCTTAAACTTATGGGTGGTATCAGACAACACCAGAAAAGGTGCCGCAACAAATAGCATCCAAATTGCAGAAGCCCTGATAGAAAGCTATCTATAA